A genome region from Bradyrhizobium sp. WSM1417 includes the following:
- a CDS encoding damage-inducible mutagenesis protein has protein sequence MQLAAPHSPALTALREKLGRMCAGGEADRKALPFGIDAVDRWLPGGGLVLGAVHEICEQGTDAARASLSALFAAAILARLPGPVIWCLHSRDLFAPALARVGLHPDRVIYCETWKDSEVLPAMEEGLRHGGLAGVVGELVRLPLTPSRRLQLAAEASGVVAFVLRRSGAKADENNACFSRWRLSSSPSGPMSDFDMGRACWQLELLRCRGAEANTWTVEAPDAKGHLAIPADLGDRSPAPAEWRLATA, from the coding sequence ATGCAGCTTGCCGCCCCCCATTCCCCAGCCCTGACCGCGCTTCGCGAGAAGCTCGGGCGCATGTGCGCGGGTGGTGAGGCCGATCGCAAGGCGCTTCCCTTCGGCATCGACGCCGTTGATCGTTGGTTGCCGGGAGGCGGGCTTGTTCTCGGCGCCGTTCACGAGATTTGTGAGCAGGGGACCGATGCGGCGCGCGCCTCCCTCTCCGCTCTGTTTGCCGCTGCTATTCTTGCGCGCCTGCCGGGGCCGGTCATCTGGTGTCTTCATAGCCGCGATCTTTTTGCGCCGGCACTGGCGCGCGTGGGATTGCATCCGGATCGCGTCATTTACTGTGAGACCTGGAAGGACTCGGAAGTTCTGCCGGCGATGGAAGAAGGCTTGCGACATGGTGGACTGGCTGGCGTGGTGGGCGAACTTGTCCGGCTTCCCCTCACGCCTTCGCGGCGTTTGCAACTGGCGGCCGAAGCATCTGGCGTGGTCGCCTTTGTGCTGCGGCGCTCCGGAGCCAAGGCCGACGAAAACAACGCATGCTTTTCACGCTGGCGCCTGAGTTCTTCACCTTCCGGTCCAATGTCTGATTTCGATATGGGGCGTGCCTGCTGGCAGCTCGAACTGCTTCGGTGCCGTGGGGCCGAAGCCAACACCTGGACTGTGGAGGCCCCTGATGCGAAGGGTCATCTCGCTATTCCTGCCGACCTGGGCGACCGATCGCCTGCGCCGGCAGAATGGCGGCTTGCCACAGCCTGA
- a CDS encoding antitoxin Xre/MbcA/ParS toxin-binding domain-containing protein, producing the protein MHDPYPYELPEELSEPDTTLLDDENPDIRKEIVKTIGEDWLHTKNILFNNRKPEELIGTPEEIRLRDIVRQYVVAAIS; encoded by the coding sequence ATGCACGATCCCTATCCTTACGAACTGCCGGAAGAACTCTCGGAGCCAGACACCACTCTTCTGGACGATGAGAATCCGGACATTCGCAAGGAGATTGTAAAGACGATAGGCGAGGACTGGTTGCACACGAAGAACATTCTGTTTAACAACAGAAAGCCCGAAGAGCTTATTGGTACGCCCGAAGAGATCCGACTACGCGATATCGTGCGCCAATATGTAGTCGCCGCCATTTCCTAG
- a CDS encoding RES domain-containing protein gives MNLSACSSLPTSPETGTWYRAVDTRFLAAHFIHSRMKISITRFNAGRKLKPANRYACLYLVDDPTCAQYEVGQQLGFPTPGNYVANKQKSFAQLTIQVVLNRVADISDPRSQASLATSVQELTGDWKGYDYRTPYTSVRAPTGVSDTQHLGHALYTTGIEGFKATSAKLPWHQVLVVFPDNLSLGSSIVYREGSKVIHSIP, from the coding sequence GTGAACCTTTCTGCATGCTCGTCGCTGCCGACATCTCCTGAAACTGGGACATGGTACCGTGCCGTGGACACACGGTTTTTGGCGGCCCACTTCATTCATAGTCGAATGAAGATATCCATTACCCGCTTCAATGCAGGACGAAAGCTGAAACCGGCCAACAGATACGCGTGTCTTTATCTGGTGGACGATCCTACCTGTGCCCAGTACGAGGTCGGACAGCAGCTCGGCTTTCCAACGCCAGGAAACTACGTTGCAAATAAGCAGAAGAGTTTTGCTCAGCTAACAATCCAAGTTGTCTTGAACCGCGTGGCTGACATTAGCGATCCACGCTCACAGGCCTCGCTCGCTACCAGCGTGCAGGAACTGACTGGCGATTGGAAAGGGTATGACTACAGAACGCCCTATACTTCTGTAAGGGCACCGACAGGAGTGAGCGACACCCAACATCTCGGGCATGCCCTTTACACAACCGGGATCGAAGGGTTCAAAGCCACGTCGGCGAAACTTCCTTGGCACCAGGTCCTTGTCGTTTTTCCTGACAATCTCTCGCTCGGCAGCTCGATCGTCTACCGTGAAGGAAGCAAGGTTATTCATTCTATTCCGTAG
- a CDS encoding tetratricopeptide repeat protein produces MKPYWQYRRNDIQSNKDNFYITAGKWGWRSSKLRAARALCVVSALTILSGENALGGAALEQSGTLSQSPTSSAATKRAAEAGGAGGIGSPPPAARSADASNTGTLSDKDLFKKGEDAIDRDDYRLAFPYFQELANRGNAPAQYILGILFLDGNGVAQDGEQARYWLSKESAQGYERATKKLTELGVKTVPGGNGAPSNSGAQQHLAQSADTPTDEDIVELTRNRLREDSREAVRAHYGNLDKLGSGDVLQVIQGTTHPIPRKRCFPAPRMHLRKR; encoded by the coding sequence TTGAAACCGTATTGGCAATACCGTCGCAACGACATTCAATCGAACAAAGACAACTTCTACATAACCGCTGGGAAATGGGGTTGGCGGTCATCCAAGCTCCGCGCCGCCCGGGCGTTATGCGTGGTCAGCGCACTCACCATTCTTTCCGGTGAAAATGCATTGGGCGGAGCGGCTCTTGAGCAGAGCGGTACCTTGTCCCAATCGCCCACCTCGAGCGCTGCTACAAAACGAGCAGCCGAGGCGGGCGGCGCAGGTGGAATCGGCTCGCCGCCGCCCGCAGCGCGTTCGGCGGACGCATCGAACACCGGAACGCTATCGGATAAGGATTTGTTCAAGAAGGGCGAAGACGCAATAGACCGCGACGACTATCGGTTGGCATTCCCCTACTTTCAAGAACTGGCGAACCGTGGAAATGCCCCAGCACAATACATTCTCGGTATTCTTTTTCTGGACGGTAACGGGGTCGCGCAGGACGGCGAACAGGCTCGCTACTGGCTCTCGAAAGAGTCGGCGCAAGGCTACGAGCGCGCCACCAAAAAGTTGACGGAGCTCGGAGTAAAGACAGTACCGGGCGGCAACGGAGCACCCTCGAATAGCGGTGCTCAGCAGCATCTCGCGCAGTCTGCCGACACGCCAACTGATGAGGATATTGTGGAGCTAACGCGCAATCGTCTTCGCGAAGATTCGCGTGAGGCGGTTCGCGCCCACTATGGCAACCTCGACAAGCTGGGAAGTGGTGATGTGCTCCAGGTTATACAGGGCACGACACACCCTATACCTCGCAAGCGGTGCTTTCCTGCTCCGCGAATGCACCTGCGCAAAAGGTGA
- a CDS encoding site-specific integrase: protein MLDYASAGASLFEQAGGRKYLNAAERRRFAKAAARAKTDIRLFCLTLSLSGGRISEVLALTPVAVDLDACAVTIRTLKRRKPGIVRQVPLPRGLIHDLDRAFGIRERQRDPLEATRRLWRWSRMTAWRRVKEVMALADITRTAAMPKGLRHGFGVNAIANLVPQSLVQRWLGHASPKTTAIYCDVCGPDERDLAERMWKTAYRKPVDAMLEQLGSVWRALASCWRTLLANQDAAASSHSHVGRLAPHEGDRNDRLRRRSLQGNRWMIR, encoded by the coding sequence ATGCTGGATTATGCAAGCGCTGGAGCAAGTCTCTTTGAGCAGGCAGGCGGTCGCAAGTATCTGAATGCTGCCGAGAGGCGGCGGTTTGCTAAAGCTGCCGCACGCGCCAAGACCGACATCCGCTTGTTTTGTCTTACGCTTTCGCTCAGCGGTGGGCGGATATCCGAGGTGCTTGCGCTCACACCCGTGGCTGTCGATCTCGACGCCTGCGCGGTTACAATACGAACTCTCAAGCGCCGCAAACCGGGCATCGTCCGGCAGGTCCCGCTGCCGCGCGGCCTGATACACGATCTCGACCGCGCATTCGGTATTCGCGAGCGCCAACGAGACCCGCTGGAAGCCACCAGGCGCCTTTGGCGCTGGAGCCGGATGACGGCATGGCGGAGGGTCAAGGAGGTGATGGCGCTCGCCGATATCACTCGAACGGCTGCTATGCCCAAGGGCCTGAGACATGGTTTTGGGGTCAACGCTATCGCCAACCTCGTGCCTCAGAGCCTAGTCCAGCGCTGGCTAGGCCACGCCTCCCCAAAAACGACCGCGATCTACTGCGACGTGTGCGGCCCTGATGAACGGGATCTCGCGGAGCGAATGTGGAAAACCGCGTACCGGAAGCCGGTCGACGCGATGCTGGAGCAATTGGGTTCAGTTTGGCGTGCTCTGGCATCCTGCTGGCGCACACTTTTAGCAAATCAGGATGCCGCTGCCAGCTCCCATTCACATGTTGGTCGCTTGGCGCCGCACGAAGGGGATCGCAATGACCGGCTGCGACGCCGAAGTCTCCAGGGCAACCGGTGGATGATCAGGTAA
- a CDS encoding recombinase family protein: MKRTTKTIGVSTAKKAVAYARVSTKEQDREGFSIDAQKKLLANYAQANGLVIAKEFVAIETAKLSGRTYFGQMILHLKKHPDIRAILVEKTDRLYRNVKDWVTLDEFDIEIHLVKEGLVLSRDSRSSEKFMHGIKVLMAKNYIDNLSEEARKGMQEKAEQGLWPTIAPLGYRNVLGPDGKKIIEIEPVIGPVVAKMFAWYSDGTLSLRDVAEKARSAGLASRVTGGIVPISKVHTILRNPIYTGEVHWKGRSYPGRHRPLVTRDLFERVQSVLDRRNATKLRRGPRDFAFSGLMNCGHCGCALVGEIKKGRYVYYHCTGYKGKCHEPYVREEVIADKFSELMGRLRFSEKVHEWIVAGLHQSHADERKEHDAAVSRLQAEYDRLTQRLSAMYVDKLDGRIDNAM, from the coding sequence ATGAAAAGGACCACGAAAACAATCGGAGTATCGACCGCAAAGAAGGCGGTTGCCTATGCACGCGTCTCAACCAAAGAGCAGGATAGGGAAGGCTTCTCAATCGATGCTCAAAAGAAGCTCTTGGCCAATTATGCGCAGGCAAATGGATTGGTCATCGCGAAGGAGTTTGTGGCCATCGAGACTGCGAAGCTGAGTGGCCGAACCTACTTCGGTCAGATGATTCTCCATCTCAAAAAGCATCCAGATATCCGCGCCATACTGGTCGAAAAGACAGACCGACTCTACCGAAACGTCAAAGACTGGGTGACGCTCGACGAGTTCGATATTGAAATTCATCTCGTCAAGGAAGGCTTGGTGCTATCGCGCGACTCTAGGTCTTCCGAGAAGTTCATGCATGGCATCAAAGTTCTGATGGCCAAGAACTACATCGACAATCTTTCGGAAGAAGCTCGCAAGGGTATGCAGGAAAAGGCCGAGCAAGGGCTCTGGCCAACGATCGCGCCGCTTGGCTACCGAAACGTACTCGGCCCGGATGGCAAGAAGATTATCGAAATTGAGCCCGTTATTGGACCCGTTGTAGCCAAAATGTTTGCTTGGTATTCGGATGGGACGCTGTCGCTGCGAGATGTCGCCGAAAAGGCGCGCTCCGCGGGTCTTGCTTCCCGCGTGACAGGCGGCATTGTGCCCATCAGCAAGGTTCATACGATTTTGCGCAACCCGATCTATACCGGCGAAGTTCATTGGAAGGGTCGTTCCTATCCCGGGCGCCACAGGCCGCTGGTCACCCGCGACCTCTTTGAGCGCGTTCAGTCCGTCCTAGATAGGCGCAACGCGACCAAGCTTCGACGCGGCCCAAGGGACTTTGCCTTCTCGGGTCTCATGAACTGCGGACATTGCGGTTGCGCGTTGGTCGGGGAGATCAAAAAGGGGCGCTACGTCTATTACCACTGCACTGGCTACAAAGGTAAATGCCACGAACCATATGTCCGCGAAGAAGTTATTGCGGATAAGTTTTCAGAGCTCATGGGACGGCTGCGGTTCTCTGAGAAAGTTCATGAGTGGATCGTGGCTGGACTCCATCAAAGTCACGCCGATGAACGAAAGGAACACGACGCTGCAGTATCGCGCCTTCAGGCTGAATACGACCGCCTCACTCAGCGGTTAAGCGCTATGTACGTCGATAAGCTCGACGGCCGAATTGATAATGCGATGTAG
- a CDS encoding MarR family winged helix-turn-helix transcriptional regulator → MAKQAIQAGNGSAESQELVRRLTLEIRTLNVCLEDFLHVRAEALGITGTQLAILMALTDLGKNGGAPAGVLAKLMKVDPSFITLHSKALEKLGFIRRKPGIRDARVVQLSLTDKARKRLANIAAQQQEVDQFVFGELGNEELTRLSSRLAALRKRLESASLKAELESGAVSARGWGRR, encoded by the coding sequence TTGGCTAAGCAAGCGATTCAAGCCGGGAATGGCTCTGCTGAGAGTCAGGAATTGGTGCGACGATTAACGCTGGAGATCAGAACCCTCAACGTCTGTCTGGAGGATTTTCTTCACGTCCGAGCCGAGGCACTTGGCATTACTGGAACACAATTGGCGATATTGATGGCGTTGACAGACTTAGGCAAGAATGGGGGGGCCCCGGCCGGCGTCCTTGCAAAACTGATGAAAGTCGATCCATCCTTCATCACGCTACATTCCAAGGCGCTGGAGAAACTCGGATTTATACGGCGTAAGCCCGGCATCAGGGATGCTCGAGTGGTCCAGCTGTCTCTAACGGACAAAGCTCGTAAGCGTCTCGCGAACATCGCTGCGCAACAGCAGGAAGTGGATCAGTTCGTTTTCGGTGAGCTTGGCAACGAGGAATTGACGAGGCTGTCGAGCCGCCTTGCAGCGCTGAGGAAGCGGCTGGAGAGCGCAAGCCTGAAAGCCGAACTGGAAAGCGGCGCGGTATCTGCCCGAGGGTGGGGCCGACGCTAA
- a CDS encoding avidin/streptavidin family protein: protein MELLGTRFVEFSPRMFVNGKNAAVSAKHMNRLATFKRPLWECNMKRFLGFLLIAQLFFLSGEVLAQGLPAPSYWKNERGSELFIWSASSGALQGTFTNHAQGFACQGIPYPASGAVGPTGLYFVVTFAQCNSFTRWVAKPNGSQMAASWTLFYVDTNGKPSKLKGADIFKRVW from the coding sequence ATGGAATTACTGGGAACACGCTTTGTAGAGTTCAGTCCAAGAATGTTTGTAAATGGAAAAAACGCCGCCGTATCAGCTAAGCACATGAACCGTCTTGCAACGTTCAAGCGACCTCTTTGGGAATGCAATATGAAGAGATTTCTGGGTTTCCTGCTTATCGCTCAACTTTTCTTCCTTTCCGGGGAGGTCTTAGCGCAAGGGCTTCCTGCTCCTTCATACTGGAAAAACGAACGGGGTTCGGAACTGTTTATTTGGTCAGCCAGCAGCGGGGCATTACAAGGAACGTTCACAAATCATGCTCAGGGATTTGCCTGCCAGGGCATTCCATATCCTGCATCGGGAGCTGTTGGTCCAACTGGCTTGTATTTTGTGGTTACGTTCGCCCAATGCAATTCCTTTACTCGCTGGGTCGCGAAACCCAACGGCTCTCAAATGGCCGCGTCATGGACGCTGTTCTACGTTGATACGAACGGCAAACCCAGCAAGTTGAAGGGCGCAGATATATTCAAGCGCGTATGGTAG
- a CDS encoding DUF3551 domain-containing protein — MRNLLSLGVLALPILAGFGSPSLAASRGHSYIPPARQDVYCLQGRTWGYPGNCEFSTYDQCMATASGTLAYCGVNPTYAFQRQGRPSR, encoded by the coding sequence ATGCGCAACCTTCTCTCTCTTGGTGTGCTTGCACTTCCGATCCTCGCCGGCTTTGGATCACCTTCGCTGGCCGCTTCGCGGGGGCATTCGTACATTCCACCGGCTCGGCAGGACGTTTATTGCTTGCAGGGACGTACCTGGGGATATCCGGGCAATTGCGAGTTCTCGACCTATGACCAGTGCATGGCCACTGCCTCCGGTACCTTGGCCTATTGCGGGGTGAATCCAACCTACGCATTCCAGCGACAAGGACGGCCATCGCGCTGA